Proteins encoded by one window of Phytohabitans houttuyneae:
- a CDS encoding MBL fold metallo-hydrolase: MLVKGFPSDVFGTNCYVVATGPGEQCVVVDPGIGVIDRLDALIEEHRLHPVAVLLTHGHLDHTFSVTPVCGARGVPAYIHPDDRELLKDPSKAINSIDPRQLLGGLEWSEPDDVAELTDGGVVSLAGLEFTVDHAPGHTRGSAIFRVPGPDAVEVCLSGDVLFAGSVGRVDLPGGSMDAMIASLRDKILPLADETVVLPGHGPATTIGRERATNPYLLQVAEAGTVS, translated from the coding sequence ATGTTGGTGAAGGGGTTCCCGTCGGACGTGTTCGGCACCAACTGTTACGTGGTCGCAACAGGGCCGGGCGAGCAGTGTGTGGTGGTCGATCCCGGTATCGGCGTTATCGACCGGCTCGACGCGCTGATCGAGGAGCATCGCCTGCACCCGGTGGCTGTGTTGCTGACCCACGGGCACCTCGACCACACCTTCTCCGTGACCCCGGTGTGCGGGGCGCGGGGCGTCCCGGCGTACATCCATCCGGACGACCGTGAGCTGCTCAAAGACCCCAGCAAGGCGATCAACTCGATCGACCCGCGCCAGCTGCTGGGCGGGCTGGAGTGGAGCGAGCCGGACGACGTCGCCGAGCTCACCGACGGCGGAGTGGTCAGCCTCGCGGGGCTGGAGTTCACGGTCGACCACGCGCCGGGCCACACCCGCGGCTCCGCGATCTTCCGGGTGCCCGGGCCGGACGCCGTCGAGGTCTGCCTCTCCGGAGACGTGCTCTTCGCCGGTTCGGTCGGCCGCGTCGACCTGCCCGGCGGCAGCATGGACGCGATGATCGCCAGCCTGCGTGACAAGATCCTGCCGCTCGCCGACGAGACCGTCGTGCTGCCCGGCCACGGGCCGGCCACCACGATCGGGCGCGAGCGCGCCACCAACCCGTACCTTCTACAAGTCGCCGAGGCTGGAACCGTTTCATGA
- the urtA gene encoding urea ABC transporter substrate-binding protein — MLDFRGRWKAALIPLAAVVALSACGSKTGENDSVAGAVADTSGDTVKVGLLNSLSGTMAISEVTVRDSIKLAVEEINAAGGVLGKKLEPISEDGASDWPTFAEKAEKLIKEDKVAAVFGCWTSASRKAVKPVFEENKALLFYPVQYEGLEQSPYIFYTGATTNQQIVPGLEYLKSQGKTSVYLVGSDYVFPRTANKIIKAYAQANGMTVLGEDYAPLGSTEFGTIVNKVKASKASAVFNTLNGDSNVAFFKEYKSAGLTATSMPVVSVSIAEEEVKSIGTQYLDGQLTAWNYYQTTPGAANDKFVKAYKAKYGQDKPTSDPMEAAYVSVYLWKAMVEKAGGFEVEKVKAASDGVTFEAPEGLVTIDGATQHIYKTARIGKVGSDGLITEVWNSGQPVKPDPYLKGYPWATGLS; from the coding sequence ATGTTGGATTTTCGTGGGCGCTGGAAGGCTGCCCTTATACCGCTGGCGGCGGTAGTTGCGCTGTCGGCGTGCGGCAGCAAGACGGGTGAGAACGACTCGGTGGCGGGTGCGGTCGCGGACACCTCCGGCGACACCGTCAAGGTCGGCCTGCTCAACTCGCTGTCCGGCACGATGGCGATCAGCGAGGTCACCGTGCGCGACTCCATCAAGCTCGCGGTGGAGGAGATCAACGCGGCCGGCGGCGTACTCGGCAAGAAGCTCGAGCCGATCAGCGAGGACGGTGCCTCGGACTGGCCCACGTTCGCCGAGAAGGCCGAGAAGCTCATCAAGGAGGACAAGGTCGCCGCGGTCTTCGGCTGCTGGACCTCGGCCAGCCGCAAGGCGGTCAAGCCGGTCTTCGAGGAGAACAAGGCGCTGCTGTTCTACCCGGTGCAGTACGAGGGGCTGGAGCAGTCGCCGTACATCTTCTACACCGGCGCCACCACCAACCAGCAGATCGTGCCGGGCCTGGAGTACCTCAAGTCGCAGGGAAAGACCTCCGTCTACCTCGTCGGCAGCGACTACGTCTTCCCGCGTACCGCCAACAAGATCATAAAGGCATATGCGCAGGCGAACGGGATGACCGTCCTCGGCGAGGACTACGCGCCACTCGGCTCGACCGAGTTCGGCACGATCGTCAACAAGGTGAAGGCGTCCAAGGCTTCGGCCGTCTTCAATACGTTGAACGGTGACAGCAACGTCGCCTTCTTCAAGGAGTACAAGTCGGCCGGGCTCACCGCGACGTCGATGCCGGTCGTCTCCGTGTCGATCGCCGAGGAGGAGGTCAAGAGCATCGGCACGCAGTACCTCGACGGCCAGCTCACCGCCTGGAACTACTACCAGACCACGCCCGGCGCGGCCAACGACAAGTTCGTGAAGGCGTACAAGGCCAAGTACGGGCAGGACAAGCCGACCAGCGACCCGATGGAGGCCGCGTACGTGTCGGTCTACCTGTGGAAGGCCATGGTCGAGAAGGCCGGCGGCTTCGAGGTGGAGAAGGTCAAGGCCGCGTCGGACGGCGTGACGTTCGAAGCGCCCGAGGGGCTCGTCACGATCGACGGCGCGACGCAGCACATCTACAAGACCGCGCGCATCGGCAAGGTCGGCTCCGACGGCCTGATCACCGAGGTGTGGAACTCCGGCCAGCCCGTCAAGCCGGACCCGTACCTCAAGGGCTACCCGTGGGCCACCGGCCTCAGCTGA
- the hisS gene encoding histidine--tRNA ligase, with product MSRPKSISGFPEWLPPQRMIEQRMIDHIRRTFELYGFAPLETRAVEPLDQLLRKGETSKEVYLLRRLQAAEGETDEDTLGLHFDLTVPFARFVLENAGKLHFPFRRYQIQKVWRGERPQEGRYREFLQADIDVVDRDELPFQYEAEMPLVLGDALGGLPLPPVLIHVNNRKVSEGFYRGIGLDDPQAALRAIDKLAKIGPGKVTELLAETAGASDAQAKACLRLAEISSPDASFADQIRALGVTDPLLDEGIDELVRVMEVAAAHSPGLCVADMKIARGLDYYTGTVYEGTLRGFERFGSVLAGGRYDNLASAGADRYPGVGISLGITRILGLLFGAGALTVSRSVPTAVLVALPSEERRAGCDRVAAALRGRGIATEVAPTAAKYGKQIRFAERRGIPFVWFPGAEGEADTVKDIRSGDQVEADPATWSPPAEDLRPAVTAAGG from the coding sequence ATGAGCCGGCCCAAGTCGATCTCCGGCTTTCCCGAGTGGCTCCCGCCGCAGCGGATGATCGAGCAGCGCATGATCGACCACATCCGCCGCACCTTCGAGCTGTACGGCTTCGCCCCGCTGGAGACGCGCGCCGTCGAGCCGCTCGACCAGCTGCTGCGCAAGGGGGAGACCTCCAAGGAGGTGTACCTGCTGCGCCGCCTCCAGGCCGCCGAAGGTGAGACGGACGAGGACACGCTGGGGCTGCACTTCGACCTGACCGTCCCGTTCGCCCGCTTCGTCCTGGAAAACGCGGGCAAGCTCCACTTCCCCTTCCGGCGCTACCAGATACAGAAGGTGTGGCGGGGCGAGCGGCCGCAGGAGGGGCGGTACCGGGAGTTCCTGCAGGCGGACATCGACGTGGTCGACCGTGACGAGCTGCCGTTCCAGTACGAGGCGGAGATGCCGCTCGTGCTCGGCGACGCGCTCGGCGGCCTGCCGCTCCCGCCGGTCCTGATCCACGTCAACAACCGCAAGGTGTCCGAGGGCTTCTACCGGGGCATCGGCCTGGACGACCCGCAGGCCGCCCTCCGCGCCATCGACAAGCTCGCCAAGATCGGTCCGGGCAAGGTGACCGAGCTGCTGGCGGAGACCGCGGGCGCGAGCGACGCGCAGGCCAAGGCGTGCCTCCGGCTGGCGGAGATCTCGTCGCCGGACGCGTCGTTCGCCGACCAGATCCGCGCGCTGGGCGTCACCGACCCCCTCCTCGACGAGGGCATCGACGAGCTGGTGCGGGTGATGGAGGTCGCCGCCGCGCACTCGCCCGGCCTGTGCGTCGCCGACATGAAGATCGCCCGCGGCCTCGACTACTACACCGGCACCGTCTACGAGGGCACGCTGCGGGGCTTCGAGCGGTTCGGCTCGGTGCTGGCCGGCGGCCGGTACGACAACCTGGCCAGCGCCGGCGCCGACCGCTACCCGGGCGTCGGCATCTCCCTCGGCATCACCCGCATCCTGGGCCTGCTCTTCGGTGCGGGCGCGCTCACCGTGAGCCGCTCGGTGCCGACGGCCGTGCTCGTCGCGCTCCCGTCCGAGGAGCGGCGCGCCGGCTGCGACCGCGTCGCGGCGGCCCTGCGCGGGCGGGGGATCGCCACCGAGGTGGCGCCGACCGCGGCGAAGTACGGCAAGCAGATCCGCTTCGCCGAGCGGCGCGGCATCCCGTTCGTGTGGTTTCCGGGCGCGGAGGGCGAGGCCGACACGGTCAAGGACATCCGCTCCGGCGACCAGGTCGAGGCCGACCCCGCCACGTGGAGCCCACCCGCGGAAGACCTCCGACCCGCGGTCACGGCCGCCGGGGGCTGA
- a CDS encoding peptidylprolyl isomerase, whose product MASSKTRQRKLARAKYDRQMARKAAQTRRKRRVQAGVGAAVALALIVVGTVWVLGGFDSEPTDTAAADICSWTEADAANNPNLKDVGKPPTKDLPTTGTRPMTITTDQGAPITVSLDVGSAPCASTSFAHLASNGFYDNTKCTEITADGALRCGDPGGTGTGGPTYSFYNENVPSAPEATPSPGTEQPPAYPKGTVALIGNPPGSNGSQFLIFFKDFSPTDTPSYPIVGRVTSGLDVVETIGKIKTVDNGTGAQVKPEKDITIQSLTVGEMDPVSPEPSAPASGAPSGSPAATPTPSATASQS is encoded by the coding sequence GTGGCTTCCAGCAAGACTCGGCAGCGCAAGCTGGCCCGGGCCAAGTACGACCGGCAGATGGCGCGCAAGGCCGCGCAGACCCGCCGCAAGCGGCGCGTCCAGGCCGGCGTCGGCGCGGCGGTCGCACTTGCGCTCATCGTGGTGGGCACCGTCTGGGTGCTGGGTGGCTTCGACTCGGAGCCGACCGACACCGCCGCCGCCGACATCTGCAGCTGGACCGAGGCTGACGCCGCCAACAACCCCAACCTCAAGGACGTCGGCAAGCCGCCCACCAAGGACCTGCCGACCACCGGTACGCGGCCGATGACGATCACGACCGACCAGGGTGCCCCGATCACCGTCTCGCTCGACGTGGGCAGCGCCCCGTGCGCGAGCACGAGCTTCGCCCACCTGGCGTCCAACGGCTTCTACGACAACACCAAGTGCACGGAGATCACCGCGGACGGCGCGCTGCGCTGCGGCGACCCGGGCGGCACCGGCACGGGCGGCCCCACGTATTCGTTCTACAACGAAAACGTGCCCTCCGCGCCCGAGGCGACGCCCAGCCCCGGCACCGAGCAGCCCCCGGCGTACCCCAAGGGCACGGTCGCGCTGATCGGCAACCCGCCCGGCTCCAACGGCAGCCAGTTCCTGATCTTCTTCAAGGACTTCAGCCCGACCGACACCCCCTCCTACCCGATCGTCGGCCGTGTCACCTCCGGCCTCGACGTCGTGGAGACGATCGGCAAGATCAAGACCGTCGACAACGGCACGGGTGCCCAGGTCAAGCCGGAAAAGGACATCACCATCCAGAGCCTGACCGTCGGCGAGATGGACCCGGTCTCGCCCGAGCCGTCGGCGCCCGCGTCCGGCGCGCCGTCCGGTTCGCCGGCGGCTACGCCGACCCCCTCGGCGACGGCCAGCCAGTCCTGA
- a CDS encoding RelA/SpoT family protein, with protein MSQDVAHSVEGSVHPTGEARTAPEETATAAGSAPVEAVEGRADSAAVVVPFPQVEAANHDDHVHDDESADQASPSGWAGAPTGRRVRARLARFNAPWQTPQVSEVLEPLIATHRACHPKADARLLQRAFDVAAEWHSGQYRKSGDPYITHPLAVATILANLGMDTTTLVAALLHDTIEDTDYNLDQMRTDFGGEVALLVDGVTKLDKVKLGDAAKAETIRKMVVAMAKDPRVLVIKLADRLHNMRTLTFLPRPKQEQKAKETLEILAPLAHRLGMNTIKWELEDLAFGTLFPKRFEEINRLIGEHQPQRDTLLRQVTQKVQTDLKAAKIKAETTGRPKHLYSIYQKMIVRGRDFNDIYDLIGVRILVDTVRDCYAALGVIHANWQPVPGRFKDYIAMPKFNMYQSLHTTVIGPTGKPVEMQIRTLGMHRTAEFGIAAHWKYKEQKGATIVGPPAHIDEMTWLRQLLDWQREASDPSEFLDALRFDLSSQEVYVFTPKGDVIPLPTGSTPVDFAYAVHTEVGHKCIGARVNGKLVPLESTLSNGDVIEIFTSKSETAGPSQDWLGFVKSPRARTKIRQYFNKERREEAIEAGKESIVKAMRRQGLPLTRMLTTEALMAIARDLHLADVASLYAAVGESQVSAQSVVQRLVAGYGGEEGAVEDIAETAVATRPPRARQAAQDPGVVVRGVSDVWIKLARCCTPVPGDAVFGFVTRSGGISVHRDDCANAEDLQAQTDRIVEVTWKPTSASTFLVAIQVEALDRHKLLADVTRVLSDERVNILSATVTTTRDRVAVSRFSFEMADPKHLGHLLAAVRKVDGVFDAYRVTSGA; from the coding sequence GTGTCTCAGGACGTCGCCCATTCAGTGGAGGGCAGCGTGCATCCGACTGGCGAGGCGCGGACCGCGCCTGAGGAGACGGCGACCGCTGCTGGCAGCGCACCCGTCGAGGCCGTCGAAGGCCGTGCGGACAGCGCCGCCGTGGTCGTGCCCTTTCCGCAGGTCGAGGCCGCCAACCATGACGACCACGTCCACGATGACGAGTCAGCCGACCAGGCGAGCCCATCGGGTTGGGCCGGTGCGCCGACCGGGCGCCGGGTGCGCGCGCGGCTGGCCCGCTTCAACGCGCCCTGGCAGACACCGCAGGTGAGCGAGGTGCTGGAGCCACTGATCGCCACTCACCGCGCGTGCCACCCCAAGGCGGACGCGCGGCTGCTGCAGCGCGCCTTCGACGTGGCCGCCGAGTGGCATTCGGGGCAGTACCGCAAGTCCGGCGACCCGTACATCACGCATCCGCTCGCGGTGGCGACCATCCTGGCCAACCTCGGCATGGACACCACGACGCTGGTGGCCGCGCTGCTGCACGACACGATCGAGGACACCGACTACAACCTCGACCAGATGCGCACCGACTTCGGCGGCGAGGTGGCGCTGCTCGTCGACGGCGTGACCAAGCTCGACAAGGTCAAGCTCGGCGACGCGGCCAAGGCCGAGACGATCCGCAAGATGGTCGTCGCGATGGCCAAGGACCCGCGGGTGCTGGTCATCAAGCTCGCCGACCGCCTGCACAACATGCGCACGCTGACCTTCCTCCCGCGTCCCAAGCAGGAGCAGAAGGCCAAGGAGACGCTGGAGATCCTCGCCCCGCTGGCCCACCGCCTGGGTATGAACACGATCAAGTGGGAGCTCGAGGACCTCGCGTTCGGCACGCTGTTCCCCAAGCGGTTCGAGGAGATCAACCGGCTGATCGGCGAGCACCAGCCGCAGCGTGACACGCTGCTGCGCCAGGTCACGCAGAAGGTCCAGACGGATCTCAAGGCCGCGAAGATCAAGGCCGAGACGACCGGCCGGCCCAAGCACCTGTACTCGATCTACCAGAAGATGATCGTGCGGGGTCGCGACTTCAACGACATCTACGACCTGATCGGCGTGCGGATCCTTGTCGACACGGTGCGCGACTGCTACGCGGCGTTGGGAGTCATCCACGCCAACTGGCAGCCGGTGCCGGGGCGCTTCAAGGACTACATCGCGATGCCGAAGTTCAACATGTACCAGTCGCTGCACACCACCGTGATCGGCCCCACCGGCAAGCCGGTGGAGATGCAGATCCGCACGCTGGGCATGCACCGCACGGCGGAGTTCGGCATCGCCGCGCACTGGAAGTACAAGGAGCAGAAGGGCGCCACGATCGTCGGGCCGCCGGCGCACATCGACGAGATGACGTGGCTGCGGCAGCTGCTGGACTGGCAGCGGGAGGCGAGCGACCCGAGCGAGTTCCTGGACGCGCTGCGGTTCGACCTCTCCAGCCAGGAGGTCTACGTCTTCACGCCCAAGGGCGACGTGATACCGCTGCCGACGGGCTCGACGCCGGTCGACTTCGCGTACGCGGTGCACACCGAGGTCGGCCACAAGTGCATCGGCGCGCGGGTCAACGGCAAGCTGGTGCCGCTGGAGTCGACGCTGTCCAACGGCGACGTGATCGAGATCTTCACGTCCAAGTCCGAGACGGCCGGACCTTCGCAGGACTGGCTGGGCTTCGTCAAGAGCCCCCGCGCGCGCACGAAGATCCGGCAGTACTTCAACAAGGAGCGCCGCGAGGAGGCGATCGAGGCCGGCAAGGAGTCGATCGTCAAGGCGATGCGCCGGCAGGGCCTCCCGCTGACGCGGATGCTCACCACCGAAGCGCTGATGGCGATCGCCCGCGACCTGCACCTGGCCGACGTCGCCTCGCTCTACGCGGCCGTCGGCGAGTCGCAGGTGTCCGCGCAGTCGGTGGTGCAGCGCCTGGTCGCCGGCTACGGCGGCGAGGAGGGCGCGGTCGAGGACATCGCCGAGACCGCCGTCGCCACCCGCCCGCCGAGGGCACGCCAGGCCGCACAGGACCCGGGCGTGGTGGTCCGCGGCGTGAGCGACGTCTGGATCAAGCTCGCGCGCTGCTGCACGCCGGTGCCGGGCGACGCGGTGTTCGGCTTCGTCACCCGCTCGGGCGGCATCAGCGTCCACCGCGACGACTGCGCCAACGCCGAGGACCTCCAGGCACAGACCGACCGCATCGTCGAGGTGACCTGGAAGCCGACGTCGGCCTCCACGTTCCTGGTCGCGATCCAGGTCGAGGCCTTGGACCGGCACAAGCTGCTCGCCGACGTCACCCGCGTACTGTCCGACGAGCGCGTCAACATCCTGTCCGCGACGGTCACCACGACCCGCGACAGGGTGGCGGTGAGCCGCTTCTCGTTCGAGATGGCCGACCCCAAGCACCTCGGCCACCTGCTGGCCGCCGTGCGCAAGGTCGACGGCGTCTTCGACGCCTACCGGGTCACCTCAGGGGCGTAG
- a CDS encoding MarR family winged helix-turn-helix transcriptional regulator: MPSLPQMPVTSAPRNAATMTVEAGERPFGQVESPQRQAHAPEDIVLLVTRAERLLSRRLREVLDTHGRTPDEWRVLSILADGAGHPMTEVAEHAFLPPGSLTKLVDHLVDEGLVYRRVDPMDRRRIRAYLTARGRTTHGRVTGDIRAVWSELPMAGPESALLGDLLRGLVAALDRPPR, from the coding sequence ATGCCGAGTCTCCCGCAGATGCCGGTGACATCCGCGCCGCGGAACGCGGCGACGATGACGGTCGAGGCCGGCGAGCGCCCGTTCGGGCAGGTGGAGTCGCCGCAGCGGCAGGCTCATGCGCCCGAAGACATCGTGCTCCTGGTGACCCGCGCCGAGCGGCTGCTGTCCCGGCGCCTGCGCGAGGTGCTCGACACGCACGGGCGCACGCCCGACGAGTGGCGGGTGCTGTCGATCCTCGCCGACGGCGCGGGACACCCGATGACCGAGGTGGCGGAGCACGCGTTCCTCCCGCCGGGCTCGCTGACCAAGCTCGTCGACCACCTCGTCGACGAGGGCCTTGTCTACCGCCGCGTCGACCCGATGGACCGCCGCCGCATCCGCGCCTACCTGACCGCCCGCGGCCGCACGACCCACGGCCGCGTCACCGGCGACATCCGCGCCGTCTGGAGCGAGCTGCCGATGGCGGGCCCGGAGAGCGCGCTCCTCGGCGACCTCCTGCGCGGGCTTGTCGCGGCGCTGGACCGCCCGCCTCGCTAG
- the urtB gene encoding urea ABC transporter permease subunit UrtB has product MTVIVSQLFTGVSIGAVLLLIALGLSLTFGQMGVINMAHGEFIMAGAYTVYVLQNVITDAGLSLLVALPLAFAVAGLMGVLLEFLLIRRLYARPLDTLLVTWGVSLILQQLARDIFGAPNVQTRAPDFLTGNIKITDDLVLSNNRLFILTLALLAVVALTLVLRFSSLGRRIRAVVQNRDLAAVSGIPTGRVDRLTFLIGSGLAGVAGVALTLLGPIGPTMGTNVIIDAFLVVVAGGIGHLKGSVIVAFALGTLQSLVEYSTTVSVAKVGVFVAIVAFLQWRPQGLFTLRTRSLA; this is encoded by the coding sequence ATGACCGTCATCGTCAGCCAGCTCTTCACCGGCGTCAGCATCGGCGCGGTACTGCTGCTCATCGCCCTCGGCCTGTCGCTCACGTTCGGCCAGATGGGCGTCATCAACATGGCGCACGGCGAGTTCATCATGGCCGGCGCCTACACCGTGTACGTCCTCCAGAACGTGATCACCGACGCCGGCCTGTCGCTGCTCGTGGCGCTGCCGCTCGCGTTCGCCGTGGCCGGGCTGATGGGGGTGCTGCTGGAGTTCCTGCTCATCCGGCGGCTCTACGCGCGGCCCCTGGACACCCTCCTCGTCACGTGGGGTGTGTCGCTGATCCTCCAGCAGCTCGCGCGGGACATCTTCGGCGCGCCCAACGTGCAGACGCGGGCGCCCGACTTCCTCACCGGAAACATCAAGATCACAGACGATCTGGTACTCAGCAACAACCGCCTCTTCATCCTGACGCTCGCGCTGCTGGCCGTCGTGGCGCTCACGCTGGTGCTGCGCTTCAGCTCGCTCGGCCGGCGGATCCGGGCGGTGGTGCAAAACCGCGACCTGGCCGCCGTCTCGGGCATACCGACCGGGCGGGTCGACCGGCTCACCTTCCTCATCGGCTCGGGGCTGGCCGGGGTGGCCGGTGTCGCGCTCACCCTGCTCGGACCGATCGGGCCGACGATGGGCACCAACGTCATCATCGACGCGTTCCTCGTCGTGGTGGCCGGCGGCATCGGGCACCTCAAGGGCAGCGTGATCGTGGCGTTCGCGCTCGGCACGCTCCAGTCGCTCGTCGAGTACTCCACCACGGTCAGCGTCGCGAAGGTCGGTGTCTTCGTGGCGATCGTGGCCTTCCTCCAGTGGCGGCCGCAGGGGCTGTTCACGTTGCGTACGCGGAGCTTGGCATGA
- a CDS encoding adenine phosphoribosyltransferase: MADLAELVASHIVDVPDFPKPGILFKDLTPLFADGPVFREVIDGIVAYHGAGSFDVVAGIEARGFVLAAAIAYATGLGVVPVRKAGKLPRETHRASYELEYGEAALEVHTDAFKPGERVLVVDDVLATGGTAATTLDLVERAGGTVAGFTVLLELSFLPGRDRLAPREVHALLTV; encoded by the coding sequence GTGGCTGATCTCGCGGAACTGGTGGCGAGCCACATCGTCGACGTGCCGGACTTTCCCAAGCCGGGCATCCTCTTCAAGGACCTGACGCCGCTGTTCGCGGACGGCCCGGTGTTCCGCGAGGTCATCGACGGGATCGTGGCGTACCACGGCGCAGGCTCCTTCGACGTGGTGGCCGGCATCGAGGCGCGGGGGTTCGTGCTCGCCGCCGCCATCGCGTACGCGACAGGTCTCGGCGTCGTCCCGGTCCGCAAGGCCGGCAAGCTGCCCCGCGAGACGCACCGCGCGTCCTACGAGCTCGAGTACGGCGAGGCCGCGCTGGAGGTGCACACCGACGCGTTCAAGCCGGGGGAGCGGGTGCTGGTGGTCGACGACGTGCTGGCCACCGGGGGCACCGCGGCCACGACGCTCGACCTCGTGGAGCGCGCCGGGGGAACGGTCGCCGGCTTCACCGTGTTGTTGGAACTGTCGTTCCTGCCCGGGCGGGACAGGCTGGCGCCGCGCGAGGTTCATGCCCTCCTGACCGTCTAG
- a CDS encoding peptidylprolyl isomerase has translation MTSTRERQRAAARAKLEREMAERAAAARKRRQWQVSLGAGVAVIVLAVGVVLLVNLAGDDDSTNTAADPSAGPVSCVWNEVPKEERTPTTKDVGVPPTTTPANTGNKTMTVDTNFGKVNINMDLSKSPCAAESFSFLAGKKFFDGTKCHRMFPGMLQCGDPSAKGKGYRESDGTGGPSYRYANEYLPANERPAYPAGVVALANSGPDSNGSQFFFIYQDVELQPDYTIIGKVDAASLEVIKKATEKGHDGAFDPSPGGGHPKNDININAVTVS, from the coding sequence GTGACGTCCACAAGGGAGCGGCAGCGCGCCGCGGCGCGGGCCAAACTCGAAAGGGAGATGGCAGAGCGCGCCGCAGCGGCCAGAAAGCGCCGCCAGTGGCAGGTGAGCCTCGGCGCGGGTGTGGCGGTGATCGTGCTCGCGGTCGGCGTGGTGCTGCTGGTCAACCTCGCCGGCGACGACGATTCCACAAACACCGCGGCCGACCCGTCGGCCGGCCCGGTGAGCTGCGTGTGGAACGAGGTGCCCAAGGAAGAGCGCACCCCGACCACCAAGGACGTGGGCGTGCCGCCGACCACCACCCCGGCCAACACCGGCAACAAGACCATGACCGTCGACACCAACTTCGGCAAGGTCAACATCAACATGGACCTGTCGAAGTCCCCGTGCGCGGCCGAGAGCTTCTCGTTCCTGGCGGGTAAGAAGTTCTTCGACGGCACCAAGTGCCACCGGATGTTCCCCGGCATGCTCCAGTGCGGCGACCCGAGCGCCAAGGGCAAGGGCTACCGCGAGAGCGACGGCACCGGCGGCCCGTCCTACCGGTACGCCAACGAGTACCTGCCGGCCAACGAGCGCCCCGCCTACCCCGCGGGCGTGGTCGCCCTGGCCAACAGCGGCCCGGACTCCAACGGCAGCCAGTTCTTCTTCATCTACCAGGACGTCGAGCTGCAGCCCGACTACACCATCATCGGCAAGGTCGACGCGGCCAGCCTCGAGGTCATCAAGAAGGCCACCGAGAAGGGCCACGACGGCGCGTTCGACCCCTCGCCGGGCGGCGGCCACCCCAAAAACGACATCAACATCAACGCGGTGACCGTCTCTTAG
- a CDS encoding substrate-binding domain-containing protein, translating to MSIVDHATLNVALVYPMRGPAGIFGPTCELCARLAAEEINEAGGVLGRELRLVPVDGGTPPEQVAAEVESLVRMGAVDGVTGWHISSVRQAVAPRIAHRVPYVYTALYEGGERTEGVFMTSETPADQLLPAMRLLARERRVRRWYVVGNDYVWPRRTAREARRYAVDCGGSVAGETYLPLGTHDYRDVLRRIEQTGADAVVMLLVGSDAVRFNRAFARSNLDARCLRLSTLMDENMLLASGAGATAGLYSTAGFFAGLVTRENLDFHGRYAARFGVEAPPLGSLGSPATRGTAARRADLAGRLARRAGDRGERRVRVVRGAARPAVDARPPPVPAHLPGRGRRAGPQRGGRADLLTLWTAAVILPVGSNPHS from the coding sequence ATGTCGATTGTCGACCACGCGACGCTCAATGTCGCGCTGGTCTACCCGATGCGAGGGCCGGCCGGCATCTTCGGGCCGACCTGCGAGCTGTGCGCCCGGCTCGCCGCCGAGGAGATCAACGAGGCGGGTGGGGTGCTCGGCCGCGAGCTGCGGCTCGTGCCGGTCGACGGGGGCACGCCGCCCGAGCAGGTGGCCGCCGAGGTCGAGTCGCTGGTGCGGATGGGAGCGGTCGACGGCGTCACCGGCTGGCACATCTCCTCGGTGCGGCAGGCCGTCGCGCCGCGGATCGCGCACCGGGTGCCCTATGTGTACACCGCGCTGTACGAGGGCGGCGAGCGCACCGAGGGCGTCTTCATGACCAGCGAGACCCCGGCCGACCAGCTGCTGCCGGCGATGCGCCTGCTGGCACGCGAGCGCCGCGTCCGCCGGTGGTACGTGGTGGGCAACGACTACGTGTGGCCCCGCCGCACCGCCCGCGAGGCCCGGCGGTACGCGGTCGACTGTGGAGGGTCGGTGGCCGGCGAGACGTACCTGCCGCTCGGCACCCACGACTACCGCGACGTGCTGCGCCGCATCGAGCAGACCGGCGCGGACGCCGTGGTGATGCTGCTCGTGGGCAGCGACGCGGTGCGCTTCAACCGCGCGTTCGCCAGGTCCAACCTGGACGCCCGCTGCCTGCGCCTGTCCACGCTCATGGACGAAAACATGCTGCTGGCCAGCGGGGCGGGCGCGACGGCGGGCCTCTACAGCACGGCCGGGTTCTTCGCCGGCCTCGTCACGCGGGAAAACCTCGACTTCCACGGGCGGTACGCGGCCCGCTTCGGCGTGGAGGCGCCGCCGCTGGGCAGCCTGGGGAGTCCTGCTACGAGGGGTACGGCTGCTCGCCGCGCTGATCTCGCGGGCCGGCTCGCTCGACGTGCGGGCGATCGGGGCGAGCGCCGAGTCCGTGTCGTACGAGGGGCCGCGCGGCCGGCTGTGGATGCGCGACCGCCACCTGTGCCAGCGCATCTACCTGGCCGAGGCCGACGCGCTGGACCTCAACGTGGTGGCCGAGCTGACCTCTTGACACTGTGGACGGCCGCCGTGATACTTCCTGTGGGAAGTAACCCGCATTCTTAA